One Tistrella mobilis DNA segment encodes these proteins:
- a CDS encoding ATP-binding protein, whose product MTIGLVLVGAIVVTAAGVQDQTALNQQQRLIRDLLNARMSTLERTVVDYAWWDEALAATTPPLDDVWLDDNFGAYLRRTFAVDGSLVMGTSGPPVYLSAGEGFSADEIDILPSMLAPLVETALATGGQEPRPVKRTIRIDDSIVFAVAARIAPFAIEGTVPPTEEPDHALVIFQRLDRNFLGHDVIGGLPDVALALTMPQGDAALALDGPDGAPVAWVTWRPDQPGRALLESILPLVVIALLLMSALVWSAAARARLAVGSLTHNARLLADRNRRLSEQEQRFRDVAGIASDWIWETDVEGRFIYVSRRIVDRLGIPADRLIGTRRAELPAMAWRRAEERRWRRHLDEMAAGVAFDGLRYELLDAHGRRRVIEEAGRPILDARGRVIGHRGVSTDITDRMEAEARAWAAHRLMLDALDSTREGIAIYDRDLRLVIVNRRMVDLFQVVADLLVPGTLLEDLVRAAVDRGAYGGDSRFSVEAAMRRYGDIVHHRSDALIDVHMADGRLLELSERATADGGLVVVARDATDVRRRERALAESEERFRAIAEAAPLPMLIVMQEGRRLLFANRAAVDAFGLDDLVGGQTEGGLIFDRLFADPGAAALIMAELSGRAAAERVEAPMIRAGDRAFWGLLSACALRYGGAASLLVVVHDITDRRMAEDALRSRETRLRRQNGAIAAIAHGGGLFTGDPASVIRVVSETAAEIIDVGRVSVWLADTMQTRAGTHAPDPTDFMCIDHFDARAGSHLPTDGRHISVAGMPRYFEALLPERALVVGDARFHPAMTEVMTLPRFGDSLGALMDATVRVDGRVVGILCCEHFGSPRHWAQDEVNFVGSLADLIALALVGAERRRAEAALMEAKETAELANRAKSEFLANMSHELRTPLNAVIGFSEMIALETLGPVGNPRYLEYAHDITESGGHLLAVISDILDMSKIEAGRLDLDERPVDLRAMASRARGMVQARADAGGITLETELPPGLPPVLVDERRMKQVLLNLLSNAVKFTEPGGGVTLAAVPGRDGGMDITVTDTGIGIAPEDLPKVLTPFGQIESALSRRFEGTGLGLPLSKAIVELHGGRLLLDSRPGQGTTVTVHLPAARVVGRGGLWLMGAPGRHPAPG is encoded by the coding sequence ATGACCATCGGTCTGGTTCTTGTGGGCGCGATCGTCGTGACCGCAGCCGGCGTGCAGGACCAGACGGCACTGAACCAGCAGCAGCGCCTGATCCGCGATCTGCTGAACGCCCGCATGTCGACCCTGGAACGGACCGTGGTCGACTATGCCTGGTGGGACGAGGCCCTCGCCGCAACGACCCCTCCGCTTGACGACGTCTGGCTCGACGATAATTTCGGGGCCTATCTGCGCAGGACCTTTGCCGTCGACGGCAGTCTGGTGATGGGAACCTCCGGACCACCAGTCTATCTTTCTGCCGGTGAAGGATTCTCTGCGGACGAGATCGATATCCTTCCGTCGATGCTGGCACCCCTGGTTGAAACCGCTCTGGCGACAGGCGGGCAGGAGCCGCGGCCTGTGAAACGGACGATCAGGATCGACGACAGCATCGTTTTTGCGGTGGCCGCCCGCATCGCGCCTTTCGCAATCGAGGGCACGGTTCCGCCAACCGAGGAGCCCGATCACGCATTGGTCATCTTTCAGCGTCTGGATCGCAATTTTCTGGGGCATGACGTAATCGGGGGGCTGCCTGATGTGGCCCTGGCCCTGACGATGCCGCAGGGGGATGCCGCCCTGGCACTGGATGGTCCGGATGGTGCCCCCGTCGCCTGGGTCACCTGGAGGCCCGACCAACCCGGTCGGGCCCTTCTGGAGAGCATATTGCCGCTGGTCGTCATCGCGCTTCTGCTGATGTCGGCGCTGGTCTGGAGTGCGGCCGCCCGGGCGCGTCTGGCCGTGGGGAGCCTGACACATAATGCGCGGCTGCTTGCGGACCGCAACCGGCGGCTCAGCGAGCAGGAACAGCGCTTTCGTGATGTTGCCGGCATCGCCAGCGACTGGATCTGGGAAACCGATGTGGAAGGCCGGTTCATCTACGTTTCCCGCCGGATCGTGGATCGACTGGGGATTCCGGCCGACCGGCTGATCGGCACCCGCCGCGCCGAATTACCGGCCATGGCCTGGCGGCGCGCCGAAGAGCGGCGCTGGCGACGGCACCTGGACGAGATGGCAGCCGGTGTCGCCTTCGACGGCCTGCGCTACGAATTGCTGGATGCCCATGGGCGTCGCCGGGTGATTGAAGAAGCGGGGCGGCCGATCCTGGATGCGCGCGGTCGGGTGATCGGCCATCGCGGTGTCTCGACCGACATCACCGATCGCATGGAGGCGGAAGCCCGGGCCTGGGCTGCACATCGCCTGATGCTGGATGCGCTGGACAGCACGCGCGAGGGCATCGCGATCTATGATCGCGACCTCAGGCTGGTGATCGTGAACCGCCGCATGGTCGATCTGTTTCAGGTGGTTGCGGATCTTCTGGTGCCCGGCACCCTGCTCGAGGATCTGGTGCGCGCCGCGGTCGATCGCGGCGCCTATGGCGGCGACAGCCGGTTTTCGGTCGAGGCGGCGATGCGCCGTTACGGCGACATCGTCCACCATCGCAGCGATGCGCTGATCGATGTCCACATGGCCGATGGTCGCCTGCTGGAGTTGAGCGAGCGTGCCACGGCCGATGGCGGGCTGGTGGTCGTCGCCCGCGACGCGACCGATGTTCGCCGGCGTGAACGCGCCCTGGCTGAAAGCGAGGAGCGGTTCCGGGCAATTGCCGAGGCGGCGCCGCTGCCGATGCTGATCGTGATGCAGGAGGGCCGGCGCCTGCTCTTCGCCAACCGTGCGGCGGTAGACGCCTTCGGACTGGACGATCTGGTCGGCGGCCAGACCGAAGGCGGGTTGATCTTCGACCGGCTGTTCGCAGACCCGGGGGCGGCGGCGCTGATCATGGCCGAGTTGAGCGGCCGGGCCGCGGCGGAGCGGGTCGAAGCCCCCATGATCCGGGCCGGCGATCGCGCCTTCTGGGGCCTGCTCAGCGCCTGTGCCCTGCGCTATGGCGGTGCGGCATCCCTGCTGGTGGTGGTGCACGACATCACCGATCGGCGCATGGCCGAGGATGCGCTGCGCAGTCGCGAGACCCGCCTGCGCCGCCAGAACGGGGCCATTGCTGCGATCGCCCATGGTGGTGGCCTGTTTACCGGCGACCCCGCCAGCGTCATCCGGGTGGTGAGCGAAACGGCGGCGGAGATCATCGATGTCGGCCGGGTTTCCGTCTGGCTGGCGGATACGATGCAGACCCGGGCGGGTACGCACGCTCCGGATCCGACCGATTTCATGTGCATCGATCATTTCGATGCGCGTGCCGGCAGTCATCTGCCGACCGATGGACGGCACATCTCGGTGGCCGGAATGCCGCGCTATTTTGAGGCATTGCTGCCTGAACGCGCGCTGGTGGTGGGGGATGCCCGTTTCCATCCGGCAATGACCGAGGTGATGACACTGCCGCGCTTTGGCGACAGCCTGGGCGCGCTGATGGATGCGACCGTCCGGGTCGACGGCCGGGTGGTCGGCATCCTGTGCTGCGAGCATTTCGGCTCCCCCCGGCATTGGGCGCAGGACGAGGTCAATTTCGTGGGCTCCCTGGCCGATCTGATTGCCCTTGCCCTGGTGGGGGCAGAACGCAGGCGCGCCGAGGCCGCCCTGATGGAGGCCAAGGAGACGGCCGAGCTGGCCAATCGTGCGAAAAGCGAGTTCCTGGCCAATATGAGCCACGAGCTGCGCACCCCGCTGAATGCGGTGATCGGCTTTTCCGAAATGATCGCGCTTGAGACGCTGGGGCCGGTCGGCAACCCCCGCTATCTGGAATATGCCCACGATATCACCGAGAGTGGCGGCCATTTGCTGGCGGTGATCAGCGACATCCTCGACATGTCGAAGATCGAAGCGGGGCGCCTGGATCTCGACGAGCGGCCGGTCGATCTGCGGGCAATGGCATCGCGTGCCCGGGGGATGGTTCAGGCGCGTGCCGATGCCGGCGGCATCACCCTGGAGACCGAGCTGCCGCCCGGCCTGCCACCGGTTCTGGTGGATGAGCGGCGCATGAAACAGGTGCTGCTGAACCTTCTTTCCAATGCGGTGAAGTTTACCGAGCCGGGAGGCGGGGTGACCCTGGCGGCGGTGCCGGGCAGGGATGGCGGCATGGACATCACCGTGACCGACACCGGCATCGGCATCGCCCCTGAGGATCTGCCCAAGGTGTTGACCCCCTTCGGGCAGATCGAGAGTGCCTTGAGCCGTCGTTTTGAAGGCACCGGGCTCGGCCTTCCCCTGTCCAAGGCGATCGTGGAGTTGCATGGTGGCCGGCTGCTGCTCGACAGCCGGCCTGGCCAGGGAACCACCGTCACGGTTCATCTGCCTGCGGCGCGGGTGGTCGGACGCGGCGGGCTCTGGTTGATGGGCGCCCCGGGCCGGCATCCTGCACCGGGGTGA
- a CDS encoding type II secretion system protein — protein sequence MTSIRTRSAAGHPDPNHPAAGPGITEDDRGFTLVEVAIALVVIALLVGTVLQAQGMVGNSRVQAFVSEVGAIRTAFSQFQERYGALPGDFLDSRTLAMDAEGGNGDGTLSGSGADQESLEAWRHLTAAQFLTNLKMSPGGTSAPSTPLGGQYQLVSATVGATSGVWLRIGSMTTGSTTGNSTPLLTVDQARRLDVELDDGLPGTGSVVTSTAACQVTGSNIYNLAATDTCLVQVLM from the coding sequence ATGACGAGCATCCGAACCCGTTCCGCAGCCGGTCATCCCGATCCGAACCATCCCGCCGCCGGGCCCGGCATAACCGAAGACGATCGCGGCTTCACCCTGGTCGAGGTGGCCATTGCGCTTGTGGTCATCGCCCTGCTGGTCGGTACCGTTCTGCAGGCCCAGGGCATGGTCGGGAACAGTCGTGTTCAGGCCTTCGTATCGGAGGTCGGTGCCATCCGCACCGCCTTCAGTCAGTTTCAGGAACGCTATGGCGCCCTGCCCGGCGACTTTCTGGATAGTCGGACTCTGGCCATGGACGCGGAAGGAGGAAACGGTGATGGCACATTGTCAGGCAGTGGTGCCGACCAGGAGAGCCTCGAGGCCTGGCGTCATCTGACCGCCGCTCAGTTCCTGACCAATCTCAAGATGTCGCCAGGCGGCACATCAGCGCCGTCCACGCCTCTGGGCGGACAATACCAGCTGGTCTCGGCGACGGTTGGGGCAACGAGCGGGGTGTGGCTCAGAATCGGCAGCATGACCACTGGCTCAACCACTGGTAATTCAACGCCCCTGCTGACCGTCGATCAGGCACGTCGGCTGGATGTGGAACTGGATGACGGACTGCCGGGTACCGGATCGGTGGTCACCAGCACGGCCGCCTGTCAGGTGACCGGCAGCAATATCTACAATCTGGCCGCAACCGATACCTGTCTCGTTCAGGTGCTGATGTAG